One genomic segment of Pongo pygmaeus isolate AG05252 chromosome 19, NHGRI_mPonPyg2-v2.0_pri, whole genome shotgun sequence includes these proteins:
- the LIG3 gene encoding DNA ligase 3 isoform X6 yields MAEQRFCVDYAKRGTAGCKKCKEKIVKGICRIGKVVPNPFSESGGDMKEWYHIKCMFEKLERARATTKKIEDLTELEGWEELEDNEKEQITQHIADLSSKAAGTPKKKAVVQAKLTTTGQVTSPVKGASFVTSTNPRKFSGFSAKPNNSGEAPSSPTPKRSLSSSKCDPRHKDCLLREFRKLCAMVADNPSYNTKTQIIQDFLRKGSAGDGFHGDVYLTVKLLLPGVIKTIYNLNDKQIVKLFSRIFNCNPDDMARDLEQGDVSETIKVFFEQSKSFPPAAKSLLTIQEVDEFLLRLSKLTKEDEQQQALQDIASRCTANDLKCIIRLIKHDLKMNSGAKHVLDALDPNAYEAFKASRNLQDVVERVLHNAQEVEKEPGQRRALSVQASPMTPVQPMLAEACKSVEYAMKKCPNGMFSEIKYDGERVQVHKNGDHFSYFSRSLKPVLPHKVAHFKDYIPQAFPGGHSMILDSEVLLIDNKTGKPLPFGTLGVHKKAAFQDANVCLFVFDCIYFNDVSLMDRPLCERRKFLHDNMVEIPNRIMFSEMKRVTKASDLADMITRVIREGLEGLVLKDVKGTYEPGKRHWLKVKKDYLNEGAMADTADLVVLGAFYGQGSKGGMMSIFLMGCYDPGSQKWCTVTKCAGGHDDATLARLQKELDMVKISKDPSKIPSWLKINKIYYPDFIVPDPKKAAVWEITGAEFSKSEAHTADGISIRFPRCTRIRDDKDWKSATNLPQLKELYQLSKEKADFTVVAGDEGSSTTGGSSEENKGPSGSAVSRKAPSKPSASTKKAEGKLSNSNSKDGNMLTAKPSTMKVGEKPAMKSSPVKVGEKRKAADETLCQTKRRPASEQSGRTVPAGRR; encoded by the exons ATGGCTGAGCAACGGTTCTGTGTGGACTATGCCAAGCGTGGCACAGCTGGCTGCAAAAAATGCAAGGAAAAGATTGTGAAGGGCATATGCCGAATTGGCAAAGTGGTGCCCAATCCCTTCTCAGAGTCTGGGGGTGATATGAAAGAGTGGTACCACATTAAATGCATGTTTGAGAAACTAGAGCGGGCCCGGGCCACCACAAAAAAAATCGAGGACCTCACAGAGCTGGAAGGCTGGGAAGAGCTGGAAGATAATGAGAAGGAACAGATAACCCAGCACATTGCAG ATCTGTCTTCTAAGGCAGCAGGTACACCAAAGAAGAAAGCTGTTGTCCAGGCTAAGTTGACAACCACTGGCCAGGTGACTTCTCCAGTGAAAGGCGCCTCATTTGTCACCAGTACCAATCCCCGGAAATTTTCTGGCTTTTCAG CCAAGCCCAACAACTCTGGGGAAGCCCCCTCGAGCCCCACCCCTAAGAGAAGTCTGTCTTCAAGCAAATGTGACCCCAGGCATAAGGACTGTCTGCTACGGGAGTTTCGAAAGTTATGCGCCATGGTGGCCGATAATCCTAGCTACAACACGAAGACCCAGATCATCCAGGACTTCCTGCGGAAAGGCTCAGCAGGAG ATGGTTTCCACGGTGATGTGTACCTAACAGTGAAGCTGCTGCTGCCAGGAGTCATTAAGACTATTTACAACTTGAATGATAAGCAGATTGTGAAGCTTTTCAGTCGCATTTTTAACTGCAACCCAGATGATATGGCACGGGACCTAGAGCAG ggtgacGTGTCAGAGACAATCAAAGTCTTCTTTGAGCAGAGCAAGTCTTTCCCCCCAGCTGCCAAGAGCCTCCTTACCATCCAGGAAGTGGATGAGTTCCTTCTGCGGCTGTCCAAGCTAACCAAGGAGGATGAGCAGCAACAGGCACTACAGGACATTGCCTCCAG GTGTACAGCCAATGACCTTAAATGCATCATCAGGTTGATCAAACATGATCTGAAGATGAACTCAGGTGCAAAACATGT GTTAGACGCCCTTGACCCCAATGCCTATGAAGCCTTCAAAGCCTCACGCAACCTGCAGGATGTGGTGGAGCGGGTCCTTCACAACGCGCAGGAGGTAGAGAAGGAGCCGGGCCAGAGACGAGCTCTGAGCGTCCAGGCCTCGCCGATGACACCTGTGCAGCCCATGTTG GCGGAGGCCTGCAAGTCCGTTGAATATGCAATGAAGAAATGTCCCAATGGCATGTTCTCTGAAATCAAGTACGATGGAGAGCGAGTCCAGGTGCATAAGAATGGAGACCACTTCAGCTACTTCAGCCGCAGTCTCAAGCCTGTCCTTCCTCACAAG GTGGCCCACTTTAAGGACTACATTCCCCAGGCTTTTCCTGGGGGCCACAGCATGATCTTGGATTCTGAAGTGCTTCTGATTGACAACAAGACAGGCAAACCACTGCCCTTTGGGACTCTGGGAGTGCACAAG AAAGCAGCCTTCCAGGATGCTAATGTCTGCCTGTTTGTTTTTGATTGTATCTACTTTAATGATGTCAGCTTGATGGACAG ACCTCTGTGTGAGCGGCGGAAGTTTCTTCATGACAACATGGTTGAAATTCCAAACCGGATCATGTTCTCAGAAATGAAGCGAGTCACA AAAGCTTCGGACTTGGCTGACATGATAACCCGGGTGATCCGGGAGGGATTGGAGGGGCTGGTGCTGAAGGATGTGAAG GGTACATATGAGCCTGGGAAGCGGCACTGGCTGAAAGTGAAGAAAGACTATTTGAACGAGGGGGCCATGGCCGACACAGCTGACCTGGTGGTCCTTGGGGCCTTCTATGGGCAAGGGAGCAAAG GCGGCATGATGTCAATCTTCCTCATGGGCTGCTACGACCCTGGCAGCCAGAAGTGGTGCACAGTCACCAAGTGTGCAGGAGGCCATGATGATGCCACGCTTGCCCGCCTGCAGAAGGAACTAGACATGGTGAAGATCAGCAAG GACCCCAGCAAAATACCCAGCTGGTTGAAGATCAACAAGATCTACTATCCTGACTTCATCGTCCCAGACCCAAAG AAAGCTGCCGTGTGGGAGATCACAGGAGCTGAATTCTCCAAATCGGAGGCTCATACAGCTGACGGGATCTCCATCCGATTCCCTCGCTGCACCCGAATCCGCGATGATAAGGACTGGAAATCTGCCACTAACCTTCCCCAACTCAAG GAGCTGTACCAGTTGTCCAAGGAGAAGGCAGACTTCACTGTAGTGGCTGGAGATGAGGGGAGCTCCACTACAGGGGGTAGCAGTGAAGAGAATAAGGGTCCCTCAGGGTCTGCTGTGTCCCGCAAGGCCCCCAGCAAGCCCTCAGCCAGTACCAAGAAAGCAGAAGGGAAGCTGAGTAACTCCAACAGCAAAGACG GCAACATGCTGACTGCAAAGCCTTCCACTATGAAGGTGGGAGAGAAGCCGGCCATGAAGTCTTCTCCAGTGAAAGTAGGGGAGAAGCGGAAAGCTGCTGATGAGACCCTGTGCCAAACAAAG AGGCGGCCAGCCAGTGAGCAGAGTGGAAGAACTGTGCCAGCAGGCAGGAGATAG
- the LIG3 gene encoding DNA ligase 3 isoform X4, protein MAEQRFCVDYAKRGTAGCKKCKEKIVKGICRIGKVVPNPFSESGGDMKEWYHIKCMFEKLERARATTKKIEDLTELEGWEELEDNEKEQITQHIADLSSKAAGTPKKKAVVQAKLTTTGQVTSPVKGASFVTSTNPRKFSGFSAKPNNSGEAPSSPTPKRSLSSSKCDPRHKDCLLREFRKLCAMVADNPSYNTKTQIIQDFLRKGSAGDGFHGDVYLTVKLLLPGVIKTIYNLNDKQIVKLFSRIFNCNPDDMARDLEQGDVSETIKVFFEQSKSFPPAAKSLLTIQEVDEFLLRLSKLTKEDEQQQALQDIASRCTANDLKCIIRLIKHDLKMNSGAKHVLDALDPNAYEAFKASRNLQDVVERVLHNAQEVEKEPGQRRALSVQASPMTPVQPMLAEACKSVEYAMKKCPNGMFSEIKYDGERVQVHKNGDHFSYFSRSLKPVLPHKVAHFKDYIPQAFPGGHSMILDSEVLLIDNKTGKPLPFGTLGVHKKAAFQDANVCLFVFDCIYFNDVSLMDRPLCERRKFLHDNMVEIPNRIMFSEMKRVTKASDLADMITRVIREGLEGLVLKDVKGTYEPGKRHWLKVKKDYLNEGAMADTADLVVLGAFYGQGSKGGMMSIFLMGCYDPGSQKWCTVTKCAGGHDDATLARLQKELDMVKISKDPSKIPSWLKINKIYYPDFIVPDPKKAAVWEITGAEFSKSEAHTADGISIRFPRCTRIRDDKDWKSATNLPQLKELYQLSKEKADFTVVAGDEGSSTTGGSSEENKGPSGSAVSRKAPSKPSASTKKAEGKLSNSNSKDAGTVGVHHHTQLSLCPAGNMLTAKPSTMKVGEKPAMKSSPVKVGEKRKAADETLCQTKVLLDIFTGVRLYLPPSTPDFSRLRRYFVAFDGDLVQEFDMISATHVLGSRDKNAAAQQVSPEWIWACIRKRRLVAPC, encoded by the exons ATGGCTGAGCAACGGTTCTGTGTGGACTATGCCAAGCGTGGCACAGCTGGCTGCAAAAAATGCAAGGAAAAGATTGTGAAGGGCATATGCCGAATTGGCAAAGTGGTGCCCAATCCCTTCTCAGAGTCTGGGGGTGATATGAAAGAGTGGTACCACATTAAATGCATGTTTGAGAAACTAGAGCGGGCCCGGGCCACCACAAAAAAAATCGAGGACCTCACAGAGCTGGAAGGCTGGGAAGAGCTGGAAGATAATGAGAAGGAACAGATAACCCAGCACATTGCAG ATCTGTCTTCTAAGGCAGCAGGTACACCAAAGAAGAAAGCTGTTGTCCAGGCTAAGTTGACAACCACTGGCCAGGTGACTTCTCCAGTGAAAGGCGCCTCATTTGTCACCAGTACCAATCCCCGGAAATTTTCTGGCTTTTCAG CCAAGCCCAACAACTCTGGGGAAGCCCCCTCGAGCCCCACCCCTAAGAGAAGTCTGTCTTCAAGCAAATGTGACCCCAGGCATAAGGACTGTCTGCTACGGGAGTTTCGAAAGTTATGCGCCATGGTGGCCGATAATCCTAGCTACAACACGAAGACCCAGATCATCCAGGACTTCCTGCGGAAAGGCTCAGCAGGAG ATGGTTTCCACGGTGATGTGTACCTAACAGTGAAGCTGCTGCTGCCAGGAGTCATTAAGACTATTTACAACTTGAATGATAAGCAGATTGTGAAGCTTTTCAGTCGCATTTTTAACTGCAACCCAGATGATATGGCACGGGACCTAGAGCAG ggtgacGTGTCAGAGACAATCAAAGTCTTCTTTGAGCAGAGCAAGTCTTTCCCCCCAGCTGCCAAGAGCCTCCTTACCATCCAGGAAGTGGATGAGTTCCTTCTGCGGCTGTCCAAGCTAACCAAGGAGGATGAGCAGCAACAGGCACTACAGGACATTGCCTCCAG GTGTACAGCCAATGACCTTAAATGCATCATCAGGTTGATCAAACATGATCTGAAGATGAACTCAGGTGCAAAACATGT GTTAGACGCCCTTGACCCCAATGCCTATGAAGCCTTCAAAGCCTCACGCAACCTGCAGGATGTGGTGGAGCGGGTCCTTCACAACGCGCAGGAGGTAGAGAAGGAGCCGGGCCAGAGACGAGCTCTGAGCGTCCAGGCCTCGCCGATGACACCTGTGCAGCCCATGTTG GCGGAGGCCTGCAAGTCCGTTGAATATGCAATGAAGAAATGTCCCAATGGCATGTTCTCTGAAATCAAGTACGATGGAGAGCGAGTCCAGGTGCATAAGAATGGAGACCACTTCAGCTACTTCAGCCGCAGTCTCAAGCCTGTCCTTCCTCACAAG GTGGCCCACTTTAAGGACTACATTCCCCAGGCTTTTCCTGGGGGCCACAGCATGATCTTGGATTCTGAAGTGCTTCTGATTGACAACAAGACAGGCAAACCACTGCCCTTTGGGACTCTGGGAGTGCACAAG AAAGCAGCCTTCCAGGATGCTAATGTCTGCCTGTTTGTTTTTGATTGTATCTACTTTAATGATGTCAGCTTGATGGACAG ACCTCTGTGTGAGCGGCGGAAGTTTCTTCATGACAACATGGTTGAAATTCCAAACCGGATCATGTTCTCAGAAATGAAGCGAGTCACA AAAGCTTCGGACTTGGCTGACATGATAACCCGGGTGATCCGGGAGGGATTGGAGGGGCTGGTGCTGAAGGATGTGAAG GGTACATATGAGCCTGGGAAGCGGCACTGGCTGAAAGTGAAGAAAGACTATTTGAACGAGGGGGCCATGGCCGACACAGCTGACCTGGTGGTCCTTGGGGCCTTCTATGGGCAAGGGAGCAAAG GCGGCATGATGTCAATCTTCCTCATGGGCTGCTACGACCCTGGCAGCCAGAAGTGGTGCACAGTCACCAAGTGTGCAGGAGGCCATGATGATGCCACGCTTGCCCGCCTGCAGAAGGAACTAGACATGGTGAAGATCAGCAAG GACCCCAGCAAAATACCCAGCTGGTTGAAGATCAACAAGATCTACTATCCTGACTTCATCGTCCCAGACCCAAAG AAAGCTGCCGTGTGGGAGATCACAGGAGCTGAATTCTCCAAATCGGAGGCTCATACAGCTGACGGGATCTCCATCCGATTCCCTCGCTGCACCCGAATCCGCGATGATAAGGACTGGAAATCTGCCACTAACCTTCCCCAACTCAAG GAGCTGTACCAGTTGTCCAAGGAGAAGGCAGACTTCACTGTAGTGGCTGGAGATGAGGGGAGCTCCACTACAGGGGGTAGCAGTGAAGAGAATAAGGGTCCCTCAGGGTCTGCTGTGTCCCGCAAGGCCCCCAGCAAGCCCTCAGCCAGTACCAAGAAAGCAGAAGGGAAGCTGAGTAACTCCAACAGCAAAGACG ctgggactgtaggtgtgcaccaccacacccagctttctCTCTGTCCTGCAGGCAACATGCTGACTGCAAAGCCTTCCACTATGAAGGTGGGAGAGAAGCCGGCCATGAAGTCTTCTCCAGTGAAAGTAGGGGAGAAGCGGAAAGCTGCTGATGAGACCCTGTGCCAAACAAAG GTACTGCTGGACATCTTCACTGGGGTGCGGCTTTACTTGCCACCCTCCACACCAGACTTCAGCCGTCTCAGACGCTACTTTGTGGCATTCGACGGGGACCTGGTACAGGAATTTGATATGATTTCAGCCACGCACGTGCTGGGTAGCAGGGACAAGAACGCTGCGGCCCAGCAGGTCTCCCCAGAGTGGATTTGGGCATGTATCCGGAAACGGAGACTGGTAGCTCCCTGCTAG
- the LIG3 gene encoding DNA ligase 3 isoform X7 yields the protein MVADNPSYNTKTQIIQDFLRKGSAGDGFHGDVYLTVKLLLPGVIKTIYNLNDKQIVKLFSRIFNCNPDDMARDLEQGDVSETIKVFFEQSKSFPPAAKSLLTIQEVDEFLLRLSKLTKEDEQQQALQDIASRCTANDLKCIIRLIKHDLKMNSGAKHVLDALDPNAYEAFKASRNLQDVVERVLHNAQEVEKEPGQRRALSVQASPMTPVQPMLAEACKSVEYAMKKCPNGMFSEIKYDGERVQVHKNGDHFSYFSRSLKPVLPHKVAHFKDYIPQAFPGGHSMILDSEVLLIDNKTGKPLPFGTLGVHKKAAFQDANVCLFVFDCIYFNDVSLMDRPLCERRKFLHDNMVEIPNRIMFSEMKRVTKASDLADMITRVIREGLEGLVLKDVKGTYEPGKRHWLKVKKDYLNEGAMADTADLVVLGAFYGQGSKGGMMSIFLMGCYDPGSQKWCTVTKCAGGHDDATLARLQKELDMVKISKDPSKIPSWLKINKIYYPDFIVPDPKKAAVWEITGAEFSKSEAHTADGISIRFPRCTRIRDDKDWKSATNLPQLKELYQLSKEKADFTVVAGDEGSSTTGGSSEENKGPSGSAVSRKAPSKPSASTKKAEGKLSNSNSKDGNMLTAKPSTMKVGEKPAMKSSPVKVGEKRKAADETLCQTKVLLDIFTGVRLYLPPSTPDFSRLRRYFVAFDGDLVQEFDMISATHVLGSRDKNAAAQQVSPEWIWACIRKRRLVAPC from the exons ATGGTGGCCGATAATCCTAGCTACAACACGAAGACCCAGATCATCCAGGACTTCCTGCGGAAAGGCTCAGCAGGAG ATGGTTTCCACGGTGATGTGTACCTAACAGTGAAGCTGCTGCTGCCAGGAGTCATTAAGACTATTTACAACTTGAATGATAAGCAGATTGTGAAGCTTTTCAGTCGCATTTTTAACTGCAACCCAGATGATATGGCACGGGACCTAGAGCAG ggtgacGTGTCAGAGACAATCAAAGTCTTCTTTGAGCAGAGCAAGTCTTTCCCCCCAGCTGCCAAGAGCCTCCTTACCATCCAGGAAGTGGATGAGTTCCTTCTGCGGCTGTCCAAGCTAACCAAGGAGGATGAGCAGCAACAGGCACTACAGGACATTGCCTCCAG GTGTACAGCCAATGACCTTAAATGCATCATCAGGTTGATCAAACATGATCTGAAGATGAACTCAGGTGCAAAACATGT GTTAGACGCCCTTGACCCCAATGCCTATGAAGCCTTCAAAGCCTCACGCAACCTGCAGGATGTGGTGGAGCGGGTCCTTCACAACGCGCAGGAGGTAGAGAAGGAGCCGGGCCAGAGACGAGCTCTGAGCGTCCAGGCCTCGCCGATGACACCTGTGCAGCCCATGTTG GCGGAGGCCTGCAAGTCCGTTGAATATGCAATGAAGAAATGTCCCAATGGCATGTTCTCTGAAATCAAGTACGATGGAGAGCGAGTCCAGGTGCATAAGAATGGAGACCACTTCAGCTACTTCAGCCGCAGTCTCAAGCCTGTCCTTCCTCACAAG GTGGCCCACTTTAAGGACTACATTCCCCAGGCTTTTCCTGGGGGCCACAGCATGATCTTGGATTCTGAAGTGCTTCTGATTGACAACAAGACAGGCAAACCACTGCCCTTTGGGACTCTGGGAGTGCACAAG AAAGCAGCCTTCCAGGATGCTAATGTCTGCCTGTTTGTTTTTGATTGTATCTACTTTAATGATGTCAGCTTGATGGACAG ACCTCTGTGTGAGCGGCGGAAGTTTCTTCATGACAACATGGTTGAAATTCCAAACCGGATCATGTTCTCAGAAATGAAGCGAGTCACA AAAGCTTCGGACTTGGCTGACATGATAACCCGGGTGATCCGGGAGGGATTGGAGGGGCTGGTGCTGAAGGATGTGAAG GGTACATATGAGCCTGGGAAGCGGCACTGGCTGAAAGTGAAGAAAGACTATTTGAACGAGGGGGCCATGGCCGACACAGCTGACCTGGTGGTCCTTGGGGCCTTCTATGGGCAAGGGAGCAAAG GCGGCATGATGTCAATCTTCCTCATGGGCTGCTACGACCCTGGCAGCCAGAAGTGGTGCACAGTCACCAAGTGTGCAGGAGGCCATGATGATGCCACGCTTGCCCGCCTGCAGAAGGAACTAGACATGGTGAAGATCAGCAAG GACCCCAGCAAAATACCCAGCTGGTTGAAGATCAACAAGATCTACTATCCTGACTTCATCGTCCCAGACCCAAAG AAAGCTGCCGTGTGGGAGATCACAGGAGCTGAATTCTCCAAATCGGAGGCTCATACAGCTGACGGGATCTCCATCCGATTCCCTCGCTGCACCCGAATCCGCGATGATAAGGACTGGAAATCTGCCACTAACCTTCCCCAACTCAAG GAGCTGTACCAGTTGTCCAAGGAGAAGGCAGACTTCACTGTAGTGGCTGGAGATGAGGGGAGCTCCACTACAGGGGGTAGCAGTGAAGAGAATAAGGGTCCCTCAGGGTCTGCTGTGTCCCGCAAGGCCCCCAGCAAGCCCTCAGCCAGTACCAAGAAAGCAGAAGGGAAGCTGAGTAACTCCAACAGCAAAGACG GCAACATGCTGACTGCAAAGCCTTCCACTATGAAGGTGGGAGAGAAGCCGGCCATGAAGTCTTCTCCAGTGAAAGTAGGGGAGAAGCGGAAAGCTGCTGATGAGACCCTGTGCCAAACAAAG GTACTGCTGGACATCTTCACTGGGGTGCGGCTTTACTTGCCACCCTCCACACCAGACTTCAGCCGTCTCAGACGCTACTTTGTGGCATTCGACGGGGACCTGGTACAGGAATTTGATATGATTTCAGCCACGCACGTGCTGGGTAGCAGGGACAAGAACGCTGCGGCCCAGCAGGTCTCCCCAGAGTGGATTTGGGCATGTATCCGGAAACGGAGACTGGTAGCTCCCTGCTAG
- the LIG3 gene encoding DNA ligase 3 isoform X5: MAEQRFCVDYAKRGTAGCKKCKEKIVKGICRIGKVVPNPFSESGGDMKEWYHIKCMFEKLERARATTKKIEDLTELEGWEELEDNEKEQITQHIADLSSKAAGTPKKKAVVQAKLTTTGQVTSPVKGASFVTSTNPRKFSGFSAKPNNSGEAPSSPTPKRSLSSSKCDPRHKDCLLREFRKLCAMVADNPSYNTKTQIIQDFLRKGSAGDGFHGDVYLTVKLLLPGVIKTIYNLNDKQIVKLFSRIFNCNPDDMARDLEQGDVSETIKVFFEQSKSFPPAAKSLLTIQEVDEFLLRLSKLTKEDEQQQALQDIASRCTANDLKCIIRLIKHDLKMNSGAKHVLDALDPNAYEAFKASRNLQDVVERVLHNAQEVEKEPGQRRALSVQASPMTPVQPMLAEACKSVEYAMKKCPNGMFSEIKYDGERVQVHKNGDHFSYFSRSLKPVLPHKVAHFKDYIPQAFPGGHSMILDSEVLLIDNKTGKPLPFGTLGVHKKAAFQDANVCLFVFDCIYFNDVSLMDRPLCERRKFLHDNMVEIPNRIMFSEMKRVTKASDLADMITRVIREGLEGLVLKDVKGTYEPGKRHWLKVKKDYLNEGAMADTADLVVLGAFYGQGSKGGMMSIFLMGCYDPGSQKWCTVTKCAGGHDDATLARLQKELDMVKISKDPSKIPSWLKINKIYYPDFIVPDPKKAAVWEITGAEFSKSEAHTADGISIRFPRCTRIRDDKDWKSATNLPQLKELYQLSKEKADFTVVAGDEGSSTTGGSSEENKGPSGSAVSRKAPSKPSASTKKAEGKLSNSNSKDGNMLTAKPSTMKVGEKPAMKSSPVKVGEKRKAADETLCQTKVLLDIFTGVRLYLPPSTPDFSRLRRYFVAFDGDLVQEFDMISATHVLGSRDKNAAAQQVSPEWIWACIRKRRLVAPC; encoded by the exons ATGGCTGAGCAACGGTTCTGTGTGGACTATGCCAAGCGTGGCACAGCTGGCTGCAAAAAATGCAAGGAAAAGATTGTGAAGGGCATATGCCGAATTGGCAAAGTGGTGCCCAATCCCTTCTCAGAGTCTGGGGGTGATATGAAAGAGTGGTACCACATTAAATGCATGTTTGAGAAACTAGAGCGGGCCCGGGCCACCACAAAAAAAATCGAGGACCTCACAGAGCTGGAAGGCTGGGAAGAGCTGGAAGATAATGAGAAGGAACAGATAACCCAGCACATTGCAG ATCTGTCTTCTAAGGCAGCAGGTACACCAAAGAAGAAAGCTGTTGTCCAGGCTAAGTTGACAACCACTGGCCAGGTGACTTCTCCAGTGAAAGGCGCCTCATTTGTCACCAGTACCAATCCCCGGAAATTTTCTGGCTTTTCAG CCAAGCCCAACAACTCTGGGGAAGCCCCCTCGAGCCCCACCCCTAAGAGAAGTCTGTCTTCAAGCAAATGTGACCCCAGGCATAAGGACTGTCTGCTACGGGAGTTTCGAAAGTTATGCGCCATGGTGGCCGATAATCCTAGCTACAACACGAAGACCCAGATCATCCAGGACTTCCTGCGGAAAGGCTCAGCAGGAG ATGGTTTCCACGGTGATGTGTACCTAACAGTGAAGCTGCTGCTGCCAGGAGTCATTAAGACTATTTACAACTTGAATGATAAGCAGATTGTGAAGCTTTTCAGTCGCATTTTTAACTGCAACCCAGATGATATGGCACGGGACCTAGAGCAG ggtgacGTGTCAGAGACAATCAAAGTCTTCTTTGAGCAGAGCAAGTCTTTCCCCCCAGCTGCCAAGAGCCTCCTTACCATCCAGGAAGTGGATGAGTTCCTTCTGCGGCTGTCCAAGCTAACCAAGGAGGATGAGCAGCAACAGGCACTACAGGACATTGCCTCCAG GTGTACAGCCAATGACCTTAAATGCATCATCAGGTTGATCAAACATGATCTGAAGATGAACTCAGGTGCAAAACATGT GTTAGACGCCCTTGACCCCAATGCCTATGAAGCCTTCAAAGCCTCACGCAACCTGCAGGATGTGGTGGAGCGGGTCCTTCACAACGCGCAGGAGGTAGAGAAGGAGCCGGGCCAGAGACGAGCTCTGAGCGTCCAGGCCTCGCCGATGACACCTGTGCAGCCCATGTTG GCGGAGGCCTGCAAGTCCGTTGAATATGCAATGAAGAAATGTCCCAATGGCATGTTCTCTGAAATCAAGTACGATGGAGAGCGAGTCCAGGTGCATAAGAATGGAGACCACTTCAGCTACTTCAGCCGCAGTCTCAAGCCTGTCCTTCCTCACAAG GTGGCCCACTTTAAGGACTACATTCCCCAGGCTTTTCCTGGGGGCCACAGCATGATCTTGGATTCTGAAGTGCTTCTGATTGACAACAAGACAGGCAAACCACTGCCCTTTGGGACTCTGGGAGTGCACAAG AAAGCAGCCTTCCAGGATGCTAATGTCTGCCTGTTTGTTTTTGATTGTATCTACTTTAATGATGTCAGCTTGATGGACAG ACCTCTGTGTGAGCGGCGGAAGTTTCTTCATGACAACATGGTTGAAATTCCAAACCGGATCATGTTCTCAGAAATGAAGCGAGTCACA AAAGCTTCGGACTTGGCTGACATGATAACCCGGGTGATCCGGGAGGGATTGGAGGGGCTGGTGCTGAAGGATGTGAAG GGTACATATGAGCCTGGGAAGCGGCACTGGCTGAAAGTGAAGAAAGACTATTTGAACGAGGGGGCCATGGCCGACACAGCTGACCTGGTGGTCCTTGGGGCCTTCTATGGGCAAGGGAGCAAAG GCGGCATGATGTCAATCTTCCTCATGGGCTGCTACGACCCTGGCAGCCAGAAGTGGTGCACAGTCACCAAGTGTGCAGGAGGCCATGATGATGCCACGCTTGCCCGCCTGCAGAAGGAACTAGACATGGTGAAGATCAGCAAG GACCCCAGCAAAATACCCAGCTGGTTGAAGATCAACAAGATCTACTATCCTGACTTCATCGTCCCAGACCCAAAG AAAGCTGCCGTGTGGGAGATCACAGGAGCTGAATTCTCCAAATCGGAGGCTCATACAGCTGACGGGATCTCCATCCGATTCCCTCGCTGCACCCGAATCCGCGATGATAAGGACTGGAAATCTGCCACTAACCTTCCCCAACTCAAG GAGCTGTACCAGTTGTCCAAGGAGAAGGCAGACTTCACTGTAGTGGCTGGAGATGAGGGGAGCTCCACTACAGGGGGTAGCAGTGAAGAGAATAAGGGTCCCTCAGGGTCTGCTGTGTCCCGCAAGGCCCCCAGCAAGCCCTCAGCCAGTACCAAGAAAGCAGAAGGGAAGCTGAGTAACTCCAACAGCAAAGACG GCAACATGCTGACTGCAAAGCCTTCCACTATGAAGGTGGGAGAGAAGCCGGCCATGAAGTCTTCTCCAGTGAAAGTAGGGGAGAAGCGGAAAGCTGCTGATGAGACCCTGTGCCAAACAAAG GTACTGCTGGACATCTTCACTGGGGTGCGGCTTTACTTGCCACCCTCCACACCAGACTTCAGCCGTCTCAGACGCTACTTTGTGGCATTCGACGGGGACCTGGTACAGGAATTTGATATGATTTCAGCCACGCACGTGCTGGGTAGCAGGGACAAGAACGCTGCGGCCCAGCAGGTCTCCCCAGAGTGGATTTGGGCATGTATCCGGAAACGGAGACTGGTAGCTCCCTGCTAG